The Candidatus Methylomirabilota bacterium genome has a window encoding:
- a CDS encoding riboflavin synthase: MFTGIVEEVGVVRAAAPASDTVRLQVQATVTLEGSERGASVAVNGVCLTVVERLADAFVFDVGPETLARTTLGSLTPGRTVNLERPLRLGAPVGGHLVLGHVDGVATIADVTRVESTARVRLALPCADLERYLVIKGSVAVEGVSLTVAALGAGWFEVMLIPHTLEATTLGGLQVSQAVNVETDVIGKYVVRALSLRGAR; encoded by the coding sequence ATGTTCACGGGGATCGTGGAAGAGGTGGGCGTGGTCCGGGCGGCCGCGCCGGCGAGCGACACGGTGCGGCTCCAGGTGCAGGCCACCGTAACGCTCGAGGGCAGTGAGCGTGGCGCCAGCGTAGCCGTCAATGGCGTCTGCCTCACCGTCGTCGAGCGCCTGGCCGACGCTTTCGTCTTCGACGTCGGCCCCGAGACGCTGGCCCGCACGACCCTGGGCTCGCTGACCCCGGGACGTACGGTCAACCTGGAACGTCCCCTCCGTCTGGGCGCTCCCGTGGGAGGTCACCTGGTCCTGGGGCACGTCGATGGCGTGGCCACCATTGCGGACGTAACGCGTGTAGAATCGACGGCGCGGGTCCGCCTCGCCCTGCCCTGTGCGGATCTGGAGCGATACCTGGTCATCAAGGGGTCGGTGGCGGTGGAGGGGGTCAGCCTGACGGTGGCAGCGTTGGGAGCGGGGTGGTTCGAGGTGATGCTGATCCCGCACACGCTGGAGGCGACGACGCTGGGCGGGCTGCAGGTGAGCCAGGCGGTGAACGTGGAGACCGACGTGATCGGCAAGTACGTGGTGCGCGCGCTGTCGCTGCGGGGGGCCCGATGA
- a CDS encoding bifunctional 3,4-dihydroxy-2-butanone-4-phosphate synthase/GTP cyclohydrolase II: MTVFAPIEEAIEEIRQGRILVVVDDEDRENEGDLLMAADKATPDAINFMARYGRGLICVPMTGERLDELKISMMVSDNTAPLSTAFTITVDARRGVTTGTSAYDRAVTIRTLVDPSTRPEDLTRPGHILPLRAMPGGVLRRAGHTEAAVDLARMADCSPAGVICEVLDETGAMARVPHLVELAARHGLKMATIKDLIAYRTRTEKLVRRVAQTRLPTEFGEWTAIAYETSVESRTPIALMMGEVAGDEPVMVRMHSECLFGDVFQCRRCDCGVQLRTALAMIEREGRGVIVYLRQEGRGIGLLNKFKAYELQDAGKDTVEANEALGFKPDQRDYGIGAQVLVDLGVKNLRLLTNNPRKRVGLEAYGLHFVERLPLEVPPTPENHRYLSTKRDKLGHLLSSAFED, from the coding sequence ATGACAGTCTTTGCGCCGATCGAAGAGGCCATCGAGGAGATCCGGCAGGGCCGCATCCTCGTCGTCGTCGACGACGAGGACCGTGAGAATGAAGGCGATCTGCTGATGGCGGCCGACAAGGCCACGCCGGACGCGATCAATTTCATGGCACGGTACGGCCGCGGGCTCATCTGCGTGCCGATGACCGGGGAGCGGTTGGACGAGCTGAAGATCAGCATGATGGTCTCCGACAACACGGCGCCGCTCAGCACCGCCTTCACCATCACGGTGGACGCCCGCCGGGGGGTGACGACCGGGACCTCGGCCTACGACCGGGCCGTGACCATCCGCACCCTGGTCGACCCGAGCACGCGGCCGGAGGACCTCACGCGACCCGGCCACATCCTGCCGCTGCGAGCCATGCCCGGCGGGGTGCTGCGCCGGGCCGGCCACACCGAGGCCGCGGTGGACCTGGCCCGGATGGCCGACTGCTCGCCCGCGGGAGTCATCTGCGAGGTGCTCGACGAGACGGGGGCCATGGCCCGCGTGCCGCACCTCGTCGAGCTGGCCGCGCGGCACGGCCTCAAGATGGCCACCATCAAGGACCTGATCGCCTACCGGACCCGGACCGAGAAGCTCGTGCGCCGCGTCGCCCAGACCCGCCTGCCCACGGAGTTCGGGGAGTGGACGGCGATCGCCTACGAGACGTCCGTGGAGAGCCGAACGCCCATCGCCCTGATGATGGGCGAAGTGGCCGGCGACGAGCCTGTGATGGTTCGGATGCACTCCGAGTGCCTGTTCGGCGACGTCTTTCAATGCCGACGCTGCGACTGCGGCGTGCAGCTGCGCACGGCGCTGGCGATGATCGAGCGCGAGGGGCGGGGCGTCATCGTGTACCTGCGCCAGGAAGGGCGGGGCATCGGGCTGCTCAACAAGTTCAAGGCCTACGAGCTCCAGGATGCCGGCAAGGACACGGTCGAGGCCAACGAGGCTCTGGGGTTCAAGCCCGACCAGCGCGACTACGGCATCGGCGCCCAGGTGCTCGTCGACCTCGGCGTGAAGAACCTCCGCCTGCTCACCAACAACCCCCGGAAGCGTGTGGGGCTGGAGGCCTACGGGCTGCACTTCGTCGAACGGCTGCCGCTCGAGGTGCCCCCGACCCCCGAGAACCACCGCTACCTCAGCACGAAGCGGGACAAGCTCGGGCACCTCCTCTCGTCCGCCTTCGAGGATTGA
- the ribH gene encoding 6,7-dimethyl-8-ribityllumazine synthase, whose product MSGRAPRPRRAGLTSSLTRAGGGARFGVVAARFHEPISKKLVDSALHAFAAARVASGDVEVHWVPGSFELPQAAAHLARTGRYAAIVCLGVIIRGETPHFEHIAREAAAGIREVGLSTGVPTTFGVITALSEEQAWARAGGAVGNRGQEAAEAAIEMAAFVRRRQPGPSRK is encoded by the coding sequence GTGTCCGGCCGCGCCCCCCGCCCGCGCCGCGCGGGGCTCACCAGCAGCCTGACCCGGGCTGGCGGTGGCGCCCGGTTCGGCGTCGTGGCCGCGCGCTTCCACGAGCCCATCAGCAAGAAGCTGGTCGACAGCGCTTTGCACGCCTTCGCCGCCGCGCGCGTGGCCTCCGGCGACGTGGAGGTCCACTGGGTCCCCGGGTCGTTCGAGCTCCCTCAGGCCGCCGCGCACCTGGCCCGGACGGGACGCTATGCGGCGATCGTCTGCCTGGGGGTGATCATCCGTGGTGAGACGCCGCATTTCGAGCACATCGCCCGGGAAGCCGCCGCCGGGATCCGTGAGGTGGGTCTCAGCACCGGCGTGCCGACGACCTTCGGCGTGATCACGGCCTTGAGCGAGGAGCAAGCCTGGGCACGGGCGGGCGGTGCGGTGGGCAATCGCGGTCAGGAGGCCGCCGAGGCAGCCATCGAGATGGCGGCGTTCGTGCGCCGCCGGCAGCCCGGACCGAGCCGCAAATGA
- the nusB gene encoding transcription antitermination factor NusB, with the protein MGRRRKAREVALQFLYQLDLRGDDDAHPHAAEFWFHHPVDDDTRAFAEALVHGAKRHQAKSDELLRQYVEHWDLERMAVVDRNILRLAIYEMVWSAEVPSKVAINEAIEIAKKFGTAESSRFINGVLDRIRKELRPAS; encoded by the coding sequence GTGGGACGACGCCGCAAAGCGCGCGAGGTGGCCCTGCAGTTCCTCTACCAGCTCGATCTGCGCGGGGATGACGATGCCCACCCGCACGCCGCGGAGTTCTGGTTCCATCACCCGGTGGACGACGACACCCGGGCCTTCGCCGAGGCCCTCGTCCACGGCGCCAAGCGGCATCAAGCGAAGAGCGACGAGCTGCTCCGCCAGTACGTCGAGCACTGGGATCTCGAGCGCATGGCCGTGGTGGACCGCAACATCCTGCGGCTGGCCATCTACGAGATGGTCTGGAGCGCGGAGGTGCCCTCCAAGGTCGCCATCAACGAGGCCATCGAGATCGCCAAGAAGTTCGGCACCGCCGAGTCGAGCCGGTTCATCAACGGGGTGCTGGATCGGATCCGCAAAGAGCTTCGGCCGGCCTCCTGA
- a CDS encoding metallophosphoesterase family protein produces MRYAILSDIHANLEALRAVLDDARDRADVILCLGDVVGYGAEPEGCIELVAERCQAVVAGNHEHATAGLMALEWFNPYARVAAEWTRQRLDDEHRAWLGALPLVCEWEDATLVHASPHQPEDWEYVISAEDGYRAFASFTTRLCFVGHSHLPGVWVQGSWGRRHEARPMDVLLEPGCRYLVNVGSVGQPRDRDPRAAWALWDTEARRVSIRRVPYDVMATRKRIVAAGLPAFLADRLGEGR; encoded by the coding sequence GTGCGGTACGCGATCCTCTCCGACATCCACGCCAACCTGGAGGCCCTGCGCGCCGTCCTGGACGACGCCCGCGACCGCGCGGACGTCATTCTCTGTCTGGGCGACGTCGTCGGTTATGGCGCCGAGCCCGAAGGGTGCATCGAGCTCGTCGCCGAACGCTGTCAGGCCGTGGTGGCCGGCAACCATGAGCACGCCACCGCGGGCCTCATGGCCCTGGAGTGGTTCAATCCCTACGCCCGGGTCGCCGCCGAGTGGACACGGCAGCGGCTCGATGACGAGCATCGGGCCTGGCTCGGAGCGCTGCCGCTGGTCTGCGAATGGGAGGACGCCACCCTGGTGCACGCCAGCCCGCATCAGCCCGAGGACTGGGAATACGTGATCTCCGCGGAAGACGGCTATCGCGCCTTCGCGTCGTTCACGACGCGGCTGTGCTTCGTCGGCCACTCGCATCTGCCCGGGGTCTGGGTCCAGGGCTCCTGGGGCCGACGCCACGAGGCCCGGCCGATGGACGTGCTCCTGGAGCCTGGGTGCCGGTACCTGGTCAACGTCGGCAGCGTGGGGCAGCCGCGGGACCGGGACCCGAGGGCGGCGTGGGCGCTCTGGGACACCGAGGCCAGGCGCGTGAGCATCCGCCGCGTGCCCTACGACGTCATGGCCACGCGCAAGCGGATCGTGGCCGCCGGCTTGCCCGCCTTCCTGGCGGACCGCCTAGGCGAAGGACGCTGA
- the lnt gene encoding apolipoprotein N-acyltransferase, with the protein MALASGTALALAFPRPDWSGAAWVALAPVLVLALTRSPGPAFGWGWLAGFTFFLLLLRWLNFTFRVYSEIPWPLTWMPTALLSGYCAVWTGLVAGAVSWLARGRGSAVALLAAPWLWVSAEWARGWLMGGFPWGSLGYSQYRQLPVIQIAELGGVWAVSFVVFAVNAALAGAVVLSRGRAAIGLALGVTLAAATLAFGAWRLKEAPAPGEVTVAVMQPSIEQPLKWKPEHTESTLAIYGELTRAAASQRPDLIVWPETASPTILRRDATLLGSLTELSGAWQVPLLVGSIDIVDSSEQDLRNTAFLLTERGIVSRYDKIHLVPFGEYVPLSSVIGFVRGWAEFISELTPGAHAVVFAGPPAPFGVVICYEGIFPALVRRFVTGGARLLVNMTNDAWFGRTSGPLQHLAMYPLRAVEHRTAVVRAANTGVSAFIAPSGRIVQALDLYVRGNLLARVPLRSGETLYTRWGDWLPYLSVVVSAAALVAAALRRAQ; encoded by the coding sequence GTGGCGCTCGCCTCCGGTACGGCGCTGGCCCTGGCCTTTCCCCGTCCCGACTGGTCAGGGGCCGCCTGGGTGGCCCTGGCCCCGGTGCTGGTCCTGGCTCTCACTCGCAGCCCGGGGCCAGCGTTCGGATGGGGCTGGCTGGCCGGGTTCACCTTCTTCCTGTTGTTGCTTCGCTGGCTGAACTTCACCTTTCGCGTCTATAGCGAGATCCCGTGGCCCTTGACCTGGATGCCGACGGCCCTGCTGTCCGGGTACTGTGCGGTGTGGACCGGGCTCGTCGCGGGCGCCGTGTCCTGGCTGGCGCGCGGCCGCGGCTCGGCGGTGGCGCTGCTGGCGGCCCCCTGGCTGTGGGTGAGCGCGGAGTGGGCGCGGGGGTGGCTCATGGGCGGCTTTCCCTGGGGCAGCCTGGGCTATTCGCAGTATCGGCAGCTGCCGGTCATCCAGATCGCCGAGTTGGGTGGCGTCTGGGCCGTCTCGTTCGTCGTCTTCGCCGTGAACGCGGCGCTGGCCGGGGCCGTCGTGTTGTCACGCGGGCGAGCGGCGATCGGCCTGGCCCTCGGCGTGACCCTCGCGGCAGCCACCCTGGCCTTCGGCGCCTGGCGCCTGAAGGAGGCGCCGGCCCCCGGCGAGGTGACCGTTGCGGTGATGCAGCCGTCGATCGAGCAGCCGTTGAAGTGGAAGCCGGAGCACACCGAGTCGACGTTGGCCATCTACGGCGAGCTGACCCGCGCCGCGGCGAGCCAGCGGCCGGATCTGATCGTGTGGCCGGAGACCGCTTCGCCCACCATCCTGCGCCGGGACGCGACGCTCCTGGGCTCGCTCACGGAGCTCTCCGGCGCCTGGCAGGTCCCGCTGCTCGTCGGGTCGATCGACATCGTGGACAGCTCGGAGCAGGACCTGCGCAACACCGCATTTTTGTTGACCGAACGGGGGATCGTGAGCAGGTATGATAAGATCCACTTGGTTCCGTTCGGAGAGTATGTGCCGCTGTCCAGTGTGATCGGGTTCGTGAGGGGCTGGGCCGAGTTCATCTCCGAACTGACGCCCGGCGCCCATGCCGTCGTCTTCGCCGGTCCACCAGCCCCGTTCGGCGTCGTGATCTGTTACGAGGGGATCTTCCCGGCACTGGTCCGCCGTTTCGTCACGGGCGGAGCCCGCCTCTTGGTGAACATGACGAACGACGCGTGGTTCGGCCGTACCAGCGGGCCGCTGCAGCACCTGGCGATGTATCCGCTGCGAGCGGTCGAGCATCGGACGGCCGTGGTCCGGGCCGCCAATACCGGCGTGTCGGCGTTCATCGCGCCCAGCGGACGGATCGTGCAGGCCCTGGACCTCTACGTCCGGGGCAACCTGCTCGCGCGGGTGCCGCTACGCAGCGGGGAGACGTTGTACACGCGGTGGGGAGATTGGCTGCCGTACCTGTCTGTCGTGGTTTCTGCGGCCGCGCTCGTGGCGGCCGCCCTGAGGAGGGCACAGTGA
- the prfB gene encoding peptide chain release factor 2 (programmed frameshift): MIAGEVKREAAELARRVDELRGIFDLPAKEQRLAGLDAEMSAPAFWEDNRRAQELIRERSQIQRLVARLGDLARQADDLGVLLELAAEADDGSLDTEITASIGRLRRDLDEFELKIMLSGPHDEKAAIVYIHPGAGGTESQDWAQMLMRMYLRWCERNGFKAEVVDLLPGEEAGIKSATIEVTGEYAYGLLKGEAGVHRLVRISPFDASRRRQTSFASVGVVPEVDDVEVVVRDDELRIDVFRSSGPGGQGVNTADSAVRITHLPTGIVVQCQNERSQLRNRDTALRILKARLFELAERKQREELAELTGEKKGIAFGSQIRSYTFHPYQLVKDHRTGVEIGNVEAVMDGDLEPFIKAYLLGSVRAAQL; encoded by the exons GTGATCGCCGGGGAGGTCAAGCGGGAGGCGGCGGAGCTGGCTCGCCGCGTCGACGAGCTCAGG GGCATCTTTGACCTGCCCGCCAAAGAGCAGCGGCTGGCCGGCCTCGACGCCGAGATGTCGGCTCCGGCGTTCTGGGAGGACAACCGGCGCGCTCAGGAGCTGATCCGGGAGCGCTCGCAGATTCAGCGGCTCGTCGCCCGGCTCGGCGACCTGGCCCGCCAGGCCGACGATCTCGGCGTCCTGCTGGAGCTGGCTGCCGAGGCCGACGACGGCAGCCTCGACACCGAGATCACCGCGAGCATCGGCCGCTTGCGGCGGGACCTGGACGAGTTCGAGCTCAAGATCATGCTCTCCGGTCCTCACGACGAAAAAGCCGCCATCGTCTACATCCACCCGGGCGCCGGCGGGACGGAGTCCCAGGATTGGGCCCAGATGCTCATGCGGATGTACCTGAGGTGGTGTGAGCGCAACGGCTTCAAGGCCGAAGTGGTGGATCTGCTGCCGGGGGAGGAAGCCGGGATCAAGTCGGCGACCATCGAAGTCACCGGCGAGTACGCCTACGGGTTGCTAAAGGGCGAGGCCGGCGTCCACCGGCTCGTGCGCATCTCGCCGTTCGACGCCTCCCGTCGCCGTCAGACCAGCTTCGCCTCGGTCGGGGTGGTCCCCGAAGTGGACGACGTCGAGGTGGTGGTACGCGACGACGAGCTGCGCATCGATGTCTTTCGCTCGTCGGGCCCCGGCGGGCAGGGCGTGAACACGGCCGACTCGGCGGTCCGGATCACCCACCTGCCCACCGGAATCGTGGTGCAGTGCCAGAACGAGCGGTCGCAGCTGCGGAACCGGGACACGGCTCTGCGCATCCTCAAGGCGCGGTTGTTCGAGCTGGCCGAGCGGAAGCAACGGGAAGAGCTGGCCGAGCTGACCGGGGAGAAGAAGGGCATCGCCTTCGGCAGCCAGATCCGCTCGTATACCTTCCATCCCTACCAGCTGGTAAAGGACCACCGGACCGGCGTGGA